In the Oryzias latipes chromosome 23, ASM223467v1 genome, one interval contains:
- the ifrd1 gene encoding interferon-related developmental regulator 1, which translates to MPRTKKKKSKGGQHGAVQPFSDEDASIETLSHCSSFSDSTSVADEGGDGSEDTAQEDFQYKLKGFIDSTVDKSAKTRQGALDGLKTAMATRILYEFISERRMTITDSIERCLKKGKGEEQRAAASLACLLCIQLGSGIESEEVFKTLKPIFKNILVDGSANIQARQAVATSLGLCTLVAEDDVLDVQATMECFENLFTRSYARADGTCPSINPQTSQLHTNALLSWALLLTICSANQLKEILRKHLPKLPKLLESEDVNMRIVAGETIALLFELARDTEPEFEFEEWDQLCIKLSALATDCNKHRAKNDKRKQRSVFRDVLKAVEDGDFQSETIRFGTERMSIDSWVRKRTYDAFREFVGSGMNYHLQANEFIRDVFELGPPILVDSATMKAMKISRFERHLHNSAAFKARTKARSKFRDKRVDVGEF; encoded by the exons ATGCCAAGgaccaagaagaagaaaagcaagG GGGGACAGCATGGAGCTGTACAGCCTTTCAGTGATGAGGACGCCTCCATTGAAACTCTGAGTCACTGCAGCAGCTTCAGTGATTCCACCAGTGTAGCAGATGAAG gtgGAGATGGAAGTGAAGACACAGCCCAGGAGGATTTTCAGTATAAACTGAAGGGCTTTATCGACAGCACTGTGGACAAAAG TGCAAAGACCAGACAGGGCGCTCTGGACGGGCTGAAGACCGCCATGGCCACGCGGATCCTCTACGAGTTCATCTCGGAGAGAAGGATGACCATCACAGACAGCATCGAGCGCTGCCTCAAAAAAG GCAAAGGGGAGGAGCAAAGAGCGGCGGCCTCTCTGGCTTGTCTGCTCTGCATCCAGCTGGGTTCAGGAATAGAGAGCGAGGAGGTGTTCAAGACCCTGAAGCCCATCTTCAAGAACATCCTGGTAGACGGATCAGCTAACATTCAAGCCAGACAAGCG gtggCGACGAGTCTGGGTCTTTGTACGCTGGTTGCAGAGGACGATGTGTTG GACGTGCAGGCCACCATGGAGTGTTTTGAGAACCTGTTCACCCGATCCTACGCCAGAGCAGATGGTACCTGTCCTTCGATCAACCCACAGACGAGCCAGCTCCACACCAACGCTCTGCTGTCCTGGGCTCTGCTGCTCACCATCTGCTCTGCTAACCAGCTCAAGGAGATCTTGCGCAA ACACCTCCCCAAACTGCCCAAGCTGCTTGAGAGTGAAGATGTCAACATGAGGATTGTTGCCGGGGAGACCATTGCTCTGCTCTTCGAGTTAGCTCGAGACACGGAGCCT GAGTTTGAGTTTGAAGAATGGGATCAGCTGTGCATCAAGCTGAGCGCCTTGGCCACGGACTGCAACAAGCACCGAGCCAAGAACGACAAGAGGAAGCAGCGCTCGGTGTTCCGGGACGTCCTCAAAGCCGTGGAG GACGGAGACTTTCAGTCCGAAACGATTCGCTTTGGGACGGAACGCATGAGCATCGACAGCTGGGTCAGGAAGAGGACGTACGACGCTTTCCGAGAGTTCGTAGGGTCTGGAATGAACTATCACCTACAG gCAAATGAATTCATCAGGGACGTGTTTGAACTGGGACCTCCGATACTGGTTGACTCGGCAACAATGAAGGCGATGAAAATTTCCCGCTTTGAGAGA CATCTTCACAACTCGGCTGCGTTCAAGGCTCGGACAAAGGCCAGGAGCAAGTTCAGGGACAAGAGGGTGGACGTGGGAGAATTCTGA